A genome region from Ahaetulla prasina isolate Xishuangbanna chromosome 8, ASM2864084v1, whole genome shotgun sequence includes the following:
- the LOC131203491 gene encoding alveolar macrophage chemotactic factor-like encodes MSNRVFLGFSVLLIACHLTSATIFDPLNLSCKCVRVTSTFIRPAKYARVELFPAGVACKKMEIIITLKNKQKVCVDPGAKWVNNLLNMIENVNGRQRFP; translated from the exons ATGAGTAACCGTGTCTTCCTTGGGTTTTCTGTTTTGCTTATTGCCTGCCACCTCACTAGTGCAA CTATCTTCGACCCGCTGAATTTAAGCTGCAAATGCGTCAGAGTCACCAGCACCTTCATTCGTCCGGCAAAATATGCAAGAGTCGAGCTCTTTCCAGCCGGAGTTGCCTGCAAAAAAATGGAAATCAT AATCACGCTGAAGAACAAGCAGAAAGTTTGCGTTGATCCCGGAGCCAAATGGGTGAACAATTTATTGAACATGATAGAAAATGT GAATGGACGCCAACGTTTTCCTTGA